In Halopelagius inordinatus, a single genomic region encodes these proteins:
- a CDS encoding cyclase family protein, producing MTLVDLTRRVESGMPVYPGDPDVEVEPHADFEADGYRVSRLELGTHAGTHVDAPSHTEPDGDSLGAFDADDFRFDARLADCRDAGENGLVGPDAVPDDPSIEMVVFRTGWETEWGTDRMTDHPALAPETARLCADRGYAVATDALSPDPTGGDGVPAHRAILGAGRLVVENLRNLDSVPERFEMLAFPIRVDADGAPARVVAAV from the coding sequence ATGACGCTCGTGGACCTCACCCGGCGGGTGGAATCGGGAATGCCCGTCTACCCCGGTGACCCCGACGTCGAAGTCGAACCGCACGCCGACTTCGAGGCGGACGGCTACCGCGTCTCTCGACTCGAACTGGGGACGCACGCCGGGACGCACGTGGACGCGCCCTCGCACACCGAACCCGACGGGGACTCTCTGGGCGCGTTCGACGCCGACGACTTCCGGTTCGACGCGCGACTCGCAGACTGCCGCGACGCGGGCGAAAACGGGCTCGTCGGACCCGACGCGGTGCCGGACGACCCCTCCATCGAGATGGTCGTCTTCCGGACGGGGTGGGAGACGGAGTGGGGGACAGACCGGATGACGGACCATCCCGCCCTCGCGCCCGAGACGGCGCGACTGTGCGCAGACCGGGGGTACGCGGTGGCGACCGACGCGTTGAGTCCGGACCCGACGGGCGGCGACGGGGTGCCCGCACACCGCGCGATACTCGGCGCGGGACGACTCGTCGTCGAGAACCTCCGGAACCTCGACTCCGTGCCGGAACGGTTCGAGATGCTCGCGTTCCCGATACGGGTGGACGCCGACGGCGCGCCCGCCCGCGTCGTCGCGGCGGTTTAA
- a CDS encoding glutamate--tRNA ligase, which translates to MNDELRERVERAAEKHALLNAVKYESDADVGAVMGPLMGENPDFRPHGDEIPGVIGGVVARVNDLSTEEKRDRLAELAPEELAELEADDESEEAVLPDLPNAEEYDEVRMRAAPNPNGPWHVGHARMPAVIGTYKELYDGSFIVRFDDTDPETKRPDLSAYDAILDDIDYLGFEPDDVLLASDRVETYYEYARDLIEAGGAYTCSCSGEAFSELKNSAEACPHRDKDAETTLSEFEAMVDGEYDSGEMVLRVKTDIEHKNPALRDWVAFRMVDTPHPREEAEEYRAWPMLDFQSGVDDHLTGVTHIVRGIDLQDSAKRQQFVYDYFGWEYPEVIHWGHVQVDEYDVKLSTSTIKELIDEGELDGWDDPRAPTLKSLRRRGIRGEAIVDAMVGLGTSTSNVDLSMSAIYANNRELVDDESDRYFLVREGEVFAVEGGPEAGHPALHPDHEERGDRTVPAAGGVVVESEDVPAEDERVWLKGYGCVRREGETFVHTGDDIAAVRSGEVDVIHWAPATDNVPVRMRTPDGDVAGVAEPDFTDAEVDEVIQFERLGFVRVDERGEDETVVYWAHK; encoded by the coding sequence ATGAACGACGAGTTACGCGAACGCGTCGAGCGAGCCGCAGAGAAGCACGCCCTGCTCAACGCGGTCAAATACGAGAGCGACGCCGACGTGGGTGCGGTGATGGGACCGCTCATGGGAGAGAACCCGGACTTTCGGCCCCACGGAGACGAGATTCCGGGAGTCATCGGCGGCGTCGTCGCGCGGGTCAACGACCTCTCGACCGAAGAAAAGCGCGACAGACTCGCCGAACTCGCGCCCGAGGAACTCGCGGAACTCGAAGCCGACGACGAGAGCGAGGAGGCGGTGCTTCCGGACCTCCCGAACGCAGAGGAGTACGACGAGGTTCGGATGCGGGCGGCCCCGAACCCGAACGGCCCGTGGCACGTCGGCCACGCGCGGATGCCCGCGGTCATCGGGACGTACAAAGAGCTCTACGACGGGTCCTTTATCGTCCGCTTCGACGACACCGACCCGGAGACGAAGCGTCCGGACCTCTCGGCGTACGACGCCATCCTCGACGACATCGACTACCTCGGCTTCGAACCGGACGACGTCCTCCTCGCCTCCGACCGAGTGGAGACGTACTACGAGTACGCTCGGGACCTCATCGAGGCGGGCGGCGCGTACACCTGTTCGTGTTCGGGCGAGGCGTTCTCGGAGTTGAAAAACTCCGCGGAGGCCTGCCCGCACCGGGACAAAGACGCAGAGACGACGCTGTCCGAGTTCGAGGCGATGGTCGACGGAGAGTACGACTCCGGCGAGATGGTCCTGCGGGTGAAGACGGACATCGAACACAAGAACCCCGCCCTCCGCGACTGGGTGGCGTTCCGGATGGTCGATACGCCGCACCCCCGCGAGGAGGCCGAAGAGTACCGCGCGTGGCCGATGCTCGACTTCCAGTCCGGCGTCGACGACCACCTCACGGGCGTCACGCACATCGTCCGCGGCATCGACCTGCAGGACTCGGCCAAGCGCCAGCAGTTCGTCTACGACTACTTCGGGTGGGAGTACCCCGAGGTCATCCACTGGGGCCACGTCCAAGTCGACGAGTACGACGTGAAACTCTCCACCTCGACCATCAAGGAACTCATAGACGAGGGCGAACTCGACGGGTGGGACGACCCGCGCGCGCCGACGCTCAAGAGCCTCCGGCGGCGGGGTATCCGCGGTGAGGCCATCGTCGATGCGATGGTCGGACTCGGCACCTCCACCTCGAACGTCGACCTCTCTATGTCCGCCATCTACGCGAACAATCGCGAACTCGTGGACGACGAGTCGGACCGGTACTTCCTCGTCCGCGAGGGCGAGGTGTTCGCCGTCGAGGGCGGACCCGAGGCGGGACACCCGGCACTCCATCCGGACCACGAGGAACGCGGCGACCGGACCGTCCCCGCGGCGGGCGGCGTCGTCGTCGAATCCGAAGACGTGCCCGCGGAAGACGAACGCGTCTGGCTGAAAGGCTACGGATGCGTCCGTCGCGAGGGAGAGACGTTCGTCCACACCGGCGACGACATAGCGGCGGTTCGCTCCGGCGAGGTGGACGTGATTCACTGGGCGCCCGCCACCGACAACGTCCCCGTCCGCATGCGGACGCCCGATGGCGACGTGGCGGGCGTCGCGGAACCCGACTTCACGGACGCCGAGGTGGACGAGGTGATTCAGTTCGAACGCCTCGGGTTCGTCCGCGTGGACGAACGGGGCGAAGACGAGACGGTCGTCTACTGGGCGCACAAGTAG